The Pieris napi chromosome 21, ilPieNapi1.2, whole genome shotgun sequence genome contains a region encoding:
- the LOC125060203 gene encoding probable ATP-dependent RNA helicase pitchoune isoform X3 has product MSEPNKNTKFKELNLTKETYKAIKNVGFKYVTEIQAEVLPKALDGTDIVATAKTGSGKTLSFLIPAVELVSKLLNEAPSTYCIIVSPTRELATQTYNVLQDLICFHEGITSALIIGGENRKAQSILLADNVHIVVATPGRLFDHMRTKEFDYKNVSCLILDEADKIFQYGFEEDLKQIINRLPKNRQTMLFSATLSDTTEALIKSAMKEDYYSINTDEDNDRATVEGLKQGYAICETEYRLYWLHKLLKKTLNQKIMVFFSSCKSVVFHHDFLSKYCNMSVLCIHGKMNQADRTSVISEFYCADKMALFCTDLAARGLDIPAVDWIVQFDPPADTNEYIHRVGRTARGLGAEGRAVLLLRPEEKEFIEYLKEAKVFLDKYETWDKFSNLQPKLNEALQDPDFHKMAVEAFQGYIRAFEVKKLKHVFNLLSMDMDAVARSFGLKEKPDVDIRVGFSKKHRPRKRKAATTIVPEKLKK; this is encoded by the exons ATGAGTGaaccaaacaaaaatacaaagtttaaagaattaaatCTAACCAAAGAAACATATAAAGCTATTAAAAATGTAGGTTTTAAATATGTGACAGAAATTCAAGCTGAAGTTTTACCCAAAGCATTAGATGGAACTGATATTGTAGCAACTGCGAAAACTGGTTCTGGGAAAACTCTATCATTCCTAATTCCTGCTGTGGAATTAGTATCCAAGCTTTTAAATGAAG caCCATCAACCTACTGTATTATTGTATCACCTACTAGAGAATTGGCAACACAAACATATAATGTTTTACAAGATCTTATCTGTTTTCATGAAGGAATTACTTCTGCCTTAATAATAGGTGGAGAAAATAGAAAAGCACAGAGCATACTTTTAGCTGACA ATGTACATATAGTAGTAGCTACACCGGGTAGACTCTTTGATCACATGAGAACAAAAGaatttgattataaaaatgtcTCCTGTCTTATATTAGATGAGGCAGATAAGATATTTCAATATGGCTTTGAAGaggatttaaaacaaattattaatagacTCCCGa agAATAGACAAACTATGCTATTCAGTGCTACTCTGTCTGATACAACTGAGGCCTTAATTAAATCTGCTATGAAAGAAGATTATTACTCTATTAACACAGATGAAGACAATGATAGGGCTACAGTAGAAGGACTTAAACAAGG GTATGCAATATGTGAAACAGAGTATAGACTTTATTGGTTACATAAATTGTTGAAGAAGACGCTAAATCAAAAAATAATGGTGTTTTTTTCAAGCTGTAAATCGGTTGTGTTTCATCATGACTTCTTGTCGAAATATTGCAACATGTCCGTTCTTTGTATACAT gGTAAAATGAACCAAGCAGATAGGACAAGTGTGATCTCGGAGTTCTACTGTGCTGATAAAATGGCATTATTCTGCACAGATTTGGCCGCCAGAGGTCTAGATATACCAGCTGTTGACTGGATAGTCCAGTTTGATCCTCCGGCTGATACTAAT gaATACATTCACCGAGTGGGAAGGACAGCTAGAGGTTTAGGCGCTGAAGGCCGAGCCGTGTTATTATTGAGACCAGAGGAAAAAGAATTCATAGAATATCTCAAAGAAGCGAAAGTCTTTTTAGACAAATACGAAACATGGGacaaatttagtaatttacAACCAAAG CTGAACGAAGCATTACAAGATCCAGATTTTCACAAAATGGCGGTGGAAGCATTTCAGGGGTACATAAGGGCATTTGAAGTGAAAAagttaaaacatgtttttaactTACTTAGTATGGATATGGACGCAGTCGCCAGATCTTTCGGTCTTAAGGAGAAACCAGACGTTGATATCC
- the LOC125060203 gene encoding ATP-dependent RNA helicase HAS1-like isoform X2: MSEPNKNTKFKELNLTKETYKAIKNVGFKYVTEIQAEVLPKALDGTDIVATAKTGSGKTLSFLIPAVELVSKLLNEAPSTYCIIVSPTRELATQTYNVLQDLICFHEGITSALIIGGENRKAQSILLADNVHIVVATPGRLFDHMRTKEFDYKNVSCLILDEADKIFQYGFEEDLKQIINRLPKNRQTMLFSATLSDTTEALIKSAMKEDYYSINTDEDNDRATVEGLKQGYAICETEYRLYWLHKLLKKTLNQKIMVFFSSCKSVVFHHDFLSKYCNMSVLCIHGKMNQADRTSVISEFYCADKMALFCTDLAARGLDIPAVDWIVQFDPPADTNEYIHRVGRTARGLGAEGRAVLLLRPEEKEFIEYLKEAKVFLDKYETWDKFSNLQPKLNEALQDPDFHKMAVEAFQGYIRAFEVKKLKHVFNLLSMDMDAVARSFGLKEKPDVDIQQKTKKNQDVKEKQKTTEKRKNKRRKQNSKLFIATLNVRSLKSTERLIELEQAVEKINWDIIGICETRREEEYIKEIDNRYIHFNKGLGKGRNGVGFIVKMGLKNKVKQFIGISDRIAILVIKLPGYKKDWTIVQIYAPHELTNEQDKNLFYETLTSTLVNIKYSNLIIMGDFNSQLGKYTEKEKGIMGPHSFGKRNENGNRLINFAFEFNLTITNTLFKKNKNRKWTWVSPDAKTYNEIDFILTNKPRVFKNVHVINTFNFNSDHRILRGIIKSTKKRHFIKLRNWEIPLSIPENVLEDFGEKLKTEIENNENEDIQSVGFSKKHRPRKRKAATTIVPEKLKK, translated from the exons ATGAGTGaaccaaacaaaaatacaaagtttaaagaattaaatCTAACCAAAGAAACATATAAAGCTATTAAAAATGTAGGTTTTAAATATGTGACAGAAATTCAAGCTGAAGTTTTACCCAAAGCATTAGATGGAACTGATATTGTAGCAACTGCGAAAACTGGTTCTGGGAAAACTCTATCATTCCTAATTCCTGCTGTGGAATTAGTATCCAAGCTTTTAAATGAAG caCCATCAACCTACTGTATTATTGTATCACCTACTAGAGAATTGGCAACACAAACATATAATGTTTTACAAGATCTTATCTGTTTTCATGAAGGAATTACTTCTGCCTTAATAATAGGTGGAGAAAATAGAAAAGCACAGAGCATACTTTTAGCTGACA ATGTACATATAGTAGTAGCTACACCGGGTAGACTCTTTGATCACATGAGAACAAAAGaatttgattataaaaatgtcTCCTGTCTTATATTAGATGAGGCAGATAAGATATTTCAATATGGCTTTGAAGaggatttaaaacaaattattaatagacTCCCGa agAATAGACAAACTATGCTATTCAGTGCTACTCTGTCTGATACAACTGAGGCCTTAATTAAATCTGCTATGAAAGAAGATTATTACTCTATTAACACAGATGAAGACAATGATAGGGCTACAGTAGAAGGACTTAAACAAGG GTATGCAATATGTGAAACAGAGTATAGACTTTATTGGTTACATAAATTGTTGAAGAAGACGCTAAATCAAAAAATAATGGTGTTTTTTTCAAGCTGTAAATCGGTTGTGTTTCATCATGACTTCTTGTCGAAATATTGCAACATGTCCGTTCTTTGTATACAT gGTAAAATGAACCAAGCAGATAGGACAAGTGTGATCTCGGAGTTCTACTGTGCTGATAAAATGGCATTATTCTGCACAGATTTGGCCGCCAGAGGTCTAGATATACCAGCTGTTGACTGGATAGTCCAGTTTGATCCTCCGGCTGATACTAAT gaATACATTCACCGAGTGGGAAGGACAGCTAGAGGTTTAGGCGCTGAAGGCCGAGCCGTGTTATTATTGAGACCAGAGGAAAAAGAATTCATAGAATATCTCAAAGAAGCGAAAGTCTTTTTAGACAAATACGAAACATGGGacaaatttagtaatttacAACCAAAG CTGAACGAAGCATTACAAGATCCAGATTTTCACAAAATGGCGGTGGAAGCATTTCAGGGGTACATAAGGGCATTTGAAGTGAAAAagttaaaacatgtttttaactTACTTAGTATGGATATGGACGCAGTCGCCAGATCTTTCGGTCTTAAGGAGAAACCAGACGTTGATATCC AACAAAAAACCAAGAAAAATCAAGATGTcaaggaaaaacaaaaaaccacTGAAAAacgaaaaaacaaaagaagaaaacAAAACTCAAAACTCTTTATTGCCACACTTAATGTCAGAAGCCTAAAATCAACAGAGCGACTTATAGAGCTAGAACAAgcagtagaaaaaataaactgGGATATAATTGGAATTTGCGAAACTAGAAGGGAAGAAGAATACATAAAGGAAATTGATAATAGATATATACACTTTAACAAGGGCTTGGGGAAGGGAAGGAATGGAGTTGGGTTTATAGTAAAAATGGGACTAAAAAACAAAGTTAAGCAATTTATAGGCATTTCCGATAGAATAGctatattagttataaaattaccAGGATACAAAAAGGACTGGACAATAGTCCAAATATACGCACCACATGAACTAACAAACGAACAGGATAAAAATTTGTTCTACGAAACACTTACCTCTAcattagtaaatattaaatatagtaatctaataataatggGAGATTTTAATAGTCAACTCGGAAAATAcactgaaaaagaaaaaggaaTCATGGGCCCACATAGCTTTGGTAAAAGGAATGAGAATGGAAATAGATTAATAAACTTTGCATTTGAATTTAATCTAACTATTacaaacactttatttaaaaaaaacaaaaacagaaaATGGACTTGGGTATCTCCTGATGCTAAAACCTATAACGAAATAGATTTCATTCTTACAAACAAACCAcgtgtatttaaaaatgtacatgtaataaatacctttaattttaattcagatCATCGAATTCTAAGAGGGATTATAAAATCAACGAAAAAAAgacatttcataaaattaagaaactgGGAGATACCACTCTCCATTCctgaaaatgtattagaaGATTTTGGGGAGAAATTAAAAACGGAAATAGAAAACAATGAAAATGAAGATATACAaa
- the LOC125060203 gene encoding uncharacterized protein LOC125060203 isoform X1, which produces MSEPNKNTKFKELNLTKETYKAIKNVGFKYVTEIQAEVLPKALDGTDIVATAKTGSGKTLSFLIPAVELVSKLLNEAPSTYCIIVSPTRELATQTYNVLQDLICFHEGITSALIIGGENRKAQSILLADNVHIVVATPGRLFDHMRTKEFDYKNVSCLILDEADKIFQYGFEEDLKQIINRLPKNRQTMLFSATLSDTTEALIKSAMKEDYYSINTDEDNDRATVEGLKQGYAICETEYRLYWLHKLLKKTLNQKIMVFFSSCKSVVFHHDFLSKYCNMSVLCIHGKMNQADRTSVISEFYCADKMALFCTDLAARGLDIPAVDWIVQFDPPADTNEYIHRVGRTARGLGAEGRAVLLLRPEEKEFIEYLKEAKVFLDKYETWDKFSNLQPKLNEALQDPDFHKMAVEAFQGYIRAFEVKKLKHVFNLLSMDMDAVARSFGLKEKPDVDIQQKTKKNQDVKEKQKTTEKRKNKRRKQNSKLFIATLNVRSLKSTERLIELEQAVEKINWDIIGICETRREEEYIKEIDNRYIHFNKGLGKGRNGVGFIVKMGLKNKVKQFIGISDRIAILVIKLPGYKKDWTIVQIYAPHELTNEQDKNLFYETLTSTLVNIKYSNLIIMGDFNSQLGKYTEKEKGIMGPHSFGKRNENGNRLINFAFEFNLTITNTLFKKNKNRKWTWVSPDAKTYNEIDFILTNKPRVFKNVHVINTFNFNSDHRILRGIIKSTKKRHFIKLRNWEIPLSIPENVLEDFGEKLKTEIENNENEDIQSKYNILEKHLVELQDNLKYHKQRRNLGNETIKLLNIRKGLLLDRKNYNKEIQDISKKISESIRKHKKKISSVIIIEHIERTGSVKNAQKTLKLEKKWIPKLKNIKTGKYNTVRRNIIETATDFFKNLYQDQETETIYYQNETKREEEQIPLILPSEVEKAIKTQKDSNASEEGNIDNKVIKGTMPKILPIITKIYNEIIETEQIPQQWTKSTITLRHKKGDTHLIENYRPINQMPNLYKIFSKIILSRITHKLNESQPREQAGFRKNFSSLDHIHVIKQLVEKCIEYNQPYYIGFVDYMKALDSIKHEYLWIALKEQGINNKYINIIKQIYKNITAKVKLERVGEEFQVNKGVRQGDPLSPKLFSAVLEQIFRKLDWDTQGMNINGRRLHHLRFSANLIITAEDPITLQKMFQDLAQESAVVGLKIDTNETKIISNRAHEKIEVDQKVIEYVTEYTYLGQIISPKNMTDKEVEQRVASTWKRYWSLKGIMKNDEIPQRLRIKVFDICIKPCLTYGCQTWSIAQKNIQKLRVCQQGIERSMLKIKRRERVSLVKIRNRPTLENIEYSVKQLKWRWAGHTLRDNTGKWTKDIIEWYPRQGKRNRGRPLIRWEDDLKKVAGPLWRRTARDVLLWNNLEEAYGGRQANTEKIE; this is translated from the exons ATGAGTGaaccaaacaaaaatacaaagtttaaagaattaaatCTAACCAAAGAAACATATAAAGCTATTAAAAATGTAGGTTTTAAATATGTGACAGAAATTCAAGCTGAAGTTTTACCCAAAGCATTAGATGGAACTGATATTGTAGCAACTGCGAAAACTGGTTCTGGGAAAACTCTATCATTCCTAATTCCTGCTGTGGAATTAGTATCCAAGCTTTTAAATGAAG caCCATCAACCTACTGTATTATTGTATCACCTACTAGAGAATTGGCAACACAAACATATAATGTTTTACAAGATCTTATCTGTTTTCATGAAGGAATTACTTCTGCCTTAATAATAGGTGGAGAAAATAGAAAAGCACAGAGCATACTTTTAGCTGACA ATGTACATATAGTAGTAGCTACACCGGGTAGACTCTTTGATCACATGAGAACAAAAGaatttgattataaaaatgtcTCCTGTCTTATATTAGATGAGGCAGATAAGATATTTCAATATGGCTTTGAAGaggatttaaaacaaattattaatagacTCCCGa agAATAGACAAACTATGCTATTCAGTGCTACTCTGTCTGATACAACTGAGGCCTTAATTAAATCTGCTATGAAAGAAGATTATTACTCTATTAACACAGATGAAGACAATGATAGGGCTACAGTAGAAGGACTTAAACAAGG GTATGCAATATGTGAAACAGAGTATAGACTTTATTGGTTACATAAATTGTTGAAGAAGACGCTAAATCAAAAAATAATGGTGTTTTTTTCAAGCTGTAAATCGGTTGTGTTTCATCATGACTTCTTGTCGAAATATTGCAACATGTCCGTTCTTTGTATACAT gGTAAAATGAACCAAGCAGATAGGACAAGTGTGATCTCGGAGTTCTACTGTGCTGATAAAATGGCATTATTCTGCACAGATTTGGCCGCCAGAGGTCTAGATATACCAGCTGTTGACTGGATAGTCCAGTTTGATCCTCCGGCTGATACTAAT gaATACATTCACCGAGTGGGAAGGACAGCTAGAGGTTTAGGCGCTGAAGGCCGAGCCGTGTTATTATTGAGACCAGAGGAAAAAGAATTCATAGAATATCTCAAAGAAGCGAAAGTCTTTTTAGACAAATACGAAACATGGGacaaatttagtaatttacAACCAAAG CTGAACGAAGCATTACAAGATCCAGATTTTCACAAAATGGCGGTGGAAGCATTTCAGGGGTACATAAGGGCATTTGAAGTGAAAAagttaaaacatgtttttaactTACTTAGTATGGATATGGACGCAGTCGCCAGATCTTTCGGTCTTAAGGAGAAACCAGACGTTGATATCC AACAAAAAACCAAGAAAAATCAAGATGTcaaggaaaaacaaaaaaccacTGAAAAacgaaaaaacaaaagaagaaaacAAAACTCAAAACTCTTTATTGCCACACTTAATGTCAGAAGCCTAAAATCAACAGAGCGACTTATAGAGCTAGAACAAgcagtagaaaaaataaactgGGATATAATTGGAATTTGCGAAACTAGAAGGGAAGAAGAATACATAAAGGAAATTGATAATAGATATATACACTTTAACAAGGGCTTGGGGAAGGGAAGGAATGGAGTTGGGTTTATAGTAAAAATGGGACTAAAAAACAAAGTTAAGCAATTTATAGGCATTTCCGATAGAATAGctatattagttataaaattaccAGGATACAAAAAGGACTGGACAATAGTCCAAATATACGCACCACATGAACTAACAAACGAACAGGATAAAAATTTGTTCTACGAAACACTTACCTCTAcattagtaaatattaaatatagtaatctaataataatggGAGATTTTAATAGTCAACTCGGAAAATAcactgaaaaagaaaaaggaaTCATGGGCCCACATAGCTTTGGTAAAAGGAATGAGAATGGAAATAGATTAATAAACTTTGCATTTGAATTTAATCTAACTATTacaaacactttatttaaaaaaaacaaaaacagaaaATGGACTTGGGTATCTCCTGATGCTAAAACCTATAACGAAATAGATTTCATTCTTACAAACAAACCAcgtgtatttaaaaatgtacatgtaataaatacctttaattttaattcagatCATCGAATTCTAAGAGGGATTATAAAATCAACGAAAAAAAgacatttcataaaattaagaaactgGGAGATACCACTCTCCATTCctgaaaatgtattagaaGATTTTGGGGAGAAATTAAAAACGGAAATAGAAAACAATGAAAATGAAGATATACAaagtaaatacaatatattagaaaaacacCTAGTAGAATTACAGGATAACTTAAAATACCATAAACAAAGAAGAAATCTTGGTAACGAAACGATAAAGCTATTGAATATAAGGAAAGGGCTATTATTAGATCgcaaaaattacaataaagaaatacaagacataagtaaaaaaataagtgaaagcattagaaaacataaaaaaaagattagtTCGGTTATTATAATAGAACACATAGAAAGAACAGGAAGTGTGAAAAACGCACAGAAAACTTTGAAACTTGAAAAAAAATGGATccctaaattaaaaaacataaagacTGGAAAGTACAATACGGTAAGAAGGAACATAATAGAGACCGCaacggatttttttaaaaacttgtaTCAAGATCAAGAAACAGAAACAATATACTACCAAAATGAAACCAAACGGGAAGAAGAACAAATACCCCTAATACTACCAAGTGAAGTGGAGAAAgctataaaaacacaaaaagaCTCTAATGCATCAGAGGAAGGTAACATAGATAACAAAGTAATTAAGGGAACTATGCCAAAAATATTaccaataataacaaaaatatataacgaaATTATAGAGACAGAACAAATACCACAACAATGGACAAAGAGTACTATTACGCTGAGACATAAAAAAGGAGATACACATTTAATCGAAAACTACAGGCCAATCAACCAAATGCcaaacttatataaaatattttcaaaaattattctgAGTAGAAtcacacataaattaaatgaatcaCAACCAAGAGAACAAGCTGGATTTCGAAAAAACTTCTCATCATTAGACCACATACATGTAATAAAacaacttgttgaaaaatgtaTCGAATACAACCAACCATATTATATAGGTTTCGTAGACTACATGAAAGCATTGGACTCGATCAAACATGAATATCTCTGGATTGCACTGAAAGAACAGGGaatcaataacaaatatataaatattattaaacaaatctacaaaaatattactgcAAAAGTAAAACTGGAAAGAGTAGGGGAAGAATTCCAAGTAAATAAAGGTGTGAGACAAGGAGATCCACTATCACCGAAACTATTTTCCGCAGTGTTGGAACAAATCTTCCGTAAATTAGATTGGGACACGCAAGGCATGAACATCAATGGGCGACGTCTACATCACCTAAGATTTTCGGCTAACCTAATCATAACAGCTGAAGATCCgataacattacaaaaaatgtttcaagATTTAGCCCAAGAAAGTGCAGTGGTGGGCTTAAAAATAGACACAaatgaaactaaaataataagtaacagGGCGCATGAAAAGATAGAAGTAGATCAAAAAGTAATCGAATACGTAACTGAATATACATATCTAGGACAAATTATATCCCCCAAGAACATGACGGATAAAGAAGTAGAACAAAGAGTAGCAAGTACATGGAAAAGATACTGGTCCCTAAAAGGTATTATGAAAAATGACGAAATACCTCAGAGACTTAGAATCAAAGTTTTTGATATATGCATTAAACCTTGCCTGACTTACGGATGCCAAACATGGTCAAtagcacaaaaaaatatacaaaaattgagAGTGTGCCAGCAAGGGATTGAACGAAGCATGTTAAAAA